In a genomic window of Pontibacter liquoris:
- the treS gene encoding maltose alpha-D-glucosyltransferase yields MADEKEQLDDNIHWYKDAIIYELHIKAFKDGNGDGIGDFKGLMQKLDYLEDLGVTAIWLLPFYPSPLKDDGYDIADYLSINPSYGDMQDFKLFVREAHSRGLKVITELVINHTSDQHPWFQRARQAKKGSKFRDWYVWSDDPNKYKDVRIIFTDTEQSNWSWDPVAGQYYWHRFFSHQPDLNYDNPDVQKEVFKVLEYWFDLGVDGFRLDAVPYLFEREGTNGENLPETHDFLKKLRAHVDKKYVGKLLLAEANMWPEDSAAYFGNGDECHMNYHFPIMPRLFMSVKMEDRYPIIDIFDQTPAIPENCQWAMFLRNHDELTLEMVTDEERDYMYKVYATDPLARINLGIRHRLAPLLGNDRNKIELMNMLLFSMPGTPVVYYGDEIGMGDNYYLGDRDGVRTPMQWDDNRNAGFSDANPQKLYLPIIIDPEYKYESVNVDTQNHNANSLLWWMRRTINMRKRYKAFGRGSIKFLNPSNSKVLAFIREYQDETILVIANLSRFPEAVELDLQDYKGRMPVEVFSKNKFPAIKDDNYLFTVSGYGYYWMELKLSEANEKIGEEGQRPALQLGSLRNVLDGKTLKGLEARIIPNYVVKRRWFGGKARTIQRMQVVSNMPLAAGKYGSALLFIEVTYNEGLPELYQLPVSFATGEQEQLLREQFPNSVIARVAVDGKEGILYDALYSEDFRQELLQLMAKRKTVKAGQGELEGYSHRSVAAEIKNAGQPLTSRILQAEQSNTSILYGNAYFMKVYRKLDRTMNPDVEVVQMLTDQLHFPNVPRYMGSIEQQEAGKQPMVLVMLQELVPNQGDAWSYMQDALKRFYERIRTQSERQKLKPILGTLAEPVAFADIPEELQLELGGAHVERVELLGQRTAEMHQALISATNNRDFAPEDFSLHYQRSLFSSLTSLVRSNFDSLKKHLPNLPEHVRAEAEEVLQMRQEVLTRLKRIFAHKIDTKKIRNHGDYHLGQVLFTGKDFYIIDFEGEPARSFSERRLKRSALRDVAGMIRSFHYAAYNALFQQDSLRKEDVDYLDGWAEQWHHYASGFFMHSYLTRTKGTGLVPASSEDFEILMETYLLEKAIYELGYELNNRPDWVLIPIRGIKYIMQKYK; encoded by the coding sequence ATGGCTGACGAAAAAGAACAGTTAGACGATAACATTCATTGGTATAAAGACGCCATTATTTACGAGCTCCACATCAAGGCTTTTAAAGATGGCAACGGCGACGGCATCGGCGATTTTAAGGGGCTGATGCAGAAGCTTGATTATCTGGAAGACTTAGGGGTAACTGCTATCTGGCTGCTGCCCTTTTACCCTTCCCCGCTGAAAGACGATGGCTATGATATTGCTGATTATCTCAGCATCAATCCCTCTTACGGCGACATGCAGGACTTTAAGCTATTTGTGCGGGAAGCGCACAGCCGCGGACTCAAAGTGATCACCGAGCTTGTTATCAACCATACTTCCGACCAGCACCCCTGGTTCCAGCGGGCACGGCAGGCGAAGAAAGGATCCAAATTCCGCGACTGGTATGTATGGAGCGACGACCCCAACAAGTATAAGGATGTGCGCATCATCTTTACCGATACCGAGCAGAGCAACTGGTCCTGGGACCCGGTGGCCGGCCAGTATTACTGGCACCGCTTTTTCTCGCACCAGCCCGACCTGAACTACGATAACCCTGATGTGCAGAAAGAGGTGTTCAAGGTGCTCGAGTACTGGTTCGACCTGGGGGTAGACGGGTTCCGCCTGGATGCTGTGCCTTACCTGTTTGAGCGTGAAGGCACCAACGGTGAAAACCTGCCTGAAACCCACGACTTCCTTAAAAAGCTGCGTGCACACGTTGATAAGAAGTATGTGGGTAAGCTGCTGCTGGCTGAAGCAAACATGTGGCCCGAAGATTCTGCTGCCTACTTTGGCAATGGTGACGAATGCCATATGAACTACCACTTTCCTATTATGCCGCGCCTGTTCATGTCGGTGAAAATGGAAGACCGGTATCCCATCATCGATATTTTTGACCAGACGCCAGCCATACCGGAAAACTGCCAGTGGGCCATGTTTTTGCGCAACCACGACGAGCTGACGCTGGAAATGGTGACCGACGAGGAGCGGGACTACATGTATAAAGTATACGCTACAGACCCGCTGGCGCGCATTAACCTGGGCATTCGGCACCGCCTGGCCCCGCTGCTGGGCAACGACCGCAATAAAATTGAGCTCATGAACATGCTGCTCTTTTCCATGCCCGGTACCCCGGTGGTATACTATGGCGATGAGATCGGTATGGGCGACAACTATTACCTAGGCGACCGCGACGGCGTGCGTACGCCGATGCAGTGGGACGATAACCGCAACGCCGGCTTCTCGGATGCCAACCCGCAGAAACTATACCTGCCCATCATCATTGACCCTGAGTATAAGTATGAATCGGTGAACGTGGACACGCAGAACCACAATGCCAACTCGCTACTCTGGTGGATGCGCCGCACCATTAACATGCGCAAGCGCTACAAAGCGTTTGGCCGCGGAAGTATAAAATTCCTGAATCCGAGCAATTCCAAAGTGCTGGCTTTTATCCGCGAATACCAGGACGAAACCATCCTGGTGATCGCCAACCTGTCGCGCTTTCCGGAAGCGGTGGAACTGGACCTGCAGGACTACAAAGGCCGGATGCCGGTAGAAGTGTTCAGCAAAAACAAGTTCCCGGCCATCAAAGATGATAATTACCTGTTCACCGTCAGCGGCTACGGGTATTACTGGATGGAGCTCAAACTTTCGGAGGCAAACGAAAAAATAGGCGAGGAGGGGCAGCGCCCGGCCCTGCAACTGGGCAGCCTGCGCAATGTGCTGGACGGCAAAACCCTGAAAGGGCTGGAGGCGCGCATCATCCCGAACTATGTGGTGAAGCGCCGCTGGTTCGGTGGCAAAGCGCGTACCATTCAGCGCATGCAGGTGGTGAGCAACATGCCGCTGGCCGCTGGCAAGTATGGCTCCGCGTTGCTGTTTATCGAGGTAACCTATAACGAAGGGCTGCCCGAACTTTACCAGTTGCCGGTGTCTTTTGCTACCGGCGAGCAGGAGCAGCTCCTGCGCGAGCAGTTCCCCAATAGCGTGATCGCCCGAGTGGCGGTGGATGGCAAAGAAGGCATATTGTATGATGCCCTCTACAGCGAGGATTTCAGGCAGGAACTGCTGCAGCTGATGGCCAAACGCAAAACGGTAAAAGCAGGCCAGGGCGAGCTCGAAGGCTACAGCCATCGCAGCGTAGCCGCTGAAATCAAAAATGCCGGGCAGCCGCTTACCTCCCGCATTTTGCAGGCCGAGCAAAGCAACACGTCCATCCTTTACGGCAATGCTTACTTTATGAAAGTATACCGCAAGCTGGACCGCACCATGAACCCCGATGTGGAAGTGGTGCAGATGCTGACCGACCAGTTGCACTTCCCGAACGTGCCACGCTACATGGGCTCCATTGAGCAGCAGGAAGCAGGCAAGCAGCCGATGGTGCTGGTGATGCTGCAGGAACTGGTGCCCAACCAGGGCGATGCCTGGAGCTACATGCAGGATGCCCTGAAGCGTTTTTACGAGCGCATCCGCACGCAGAGCGAACGGCAGAAACTGAAGCCCATTTTAGGTACCCTGGCCGAGCCGGTGGCCTTCGCCGACATACCCGAAGAGTTACAGCTGGAGCTGGGCGGAGCCCACGTGGAGAGGGTGGAGCTGCTGGGGCAGCGCACCGCGGAAATGCACCAGGCGCTTATCTCGGCTACCAACAACCGGGACTTTGCACCGGAAGATTTCTCGCTGCATTATCAGCGGTCGCTCTTCTCGTCGCTCACCTCGCTGGTGCGCAGCAATTTCGACAGCCTAAAAAAGCACCTGCCAAACCTACCTGAGCATGTGCGGGCAGAAGCCGAGGAAGTGTTGCAGATGCGGCAGGAGGTGCTTACCCGCCTCAAGCGCATTTTCGCACACAAGATCGATACCAAGAAGATCCGTAACCACGGCGACTACCACCTGGGCCAGGTGCTGTTTACGGGCAAGGATTTTTATATCATCGATTTTGAAGGCGAGCCGGCCCGCTCGTTTAGCGAACGCCGCCTGAAGCGGTCTGCGCTGCGTGATGTGGCCGGTATGATCCGCTCGTTCCATTACGCCGCCTACAATGCCCTTTTCCAGCAGGACAGCCTGCGCAAGGAGGATGTAGACTACCTGGACGGCTGGGCGGAGCAGTGGCACCATTATGCCAGCGGTTTCTTTATGCACAGCTATCTTACCCGCACCAAAGGAACTGGCCTGGTACCCGCTTCTTCCGAGGATTTTGAGATCCTGATGGAGACCTATTTGCTCGAAAAAGCGATTTATGAGCTGGGCTATGAACTGAACAACCGGCCGGATTGGGTGCTCATCCCAATCAGAGGCATAAAGTATATCATGCAAAAGTATAAGTGA
- the glgB gene encoding 1,4-alpha-glucan branching protein GlgB: MAKKKEGAATDNTGKEAGTPKSKATAKAPKASAADDTTPVRRGRPKKETDTAAAAAARSTVAGEAKPALRSRKKKTDPAAPEASVAIPVATSEAVQELVVVKPQEPGHKPVAGKTISEVSQQSAQKEMEEGVYYTVSRFTEFDVYLFREGKHYTLYEKFGAHLMEYLGMQGTYFAVWAPNAEQVAVMGDFNSWNRESHPLQARPDGSGIWEGFIPKVSTGVLYKYHIKSRYNLYHVEKSDPFAFCREVPPQTASAVANLNYNWQDTGWLQRRSELKGVPQPYSVYELHVGSWRRKAEDNNRPLTYRELAEELPKYIREMGFTHVEFMPVMYHPFNGSWGYQITGYFAAASTYGSPQDLMHLVDALHQEGIGVILDWVPSHFPSDEHGLAYFDGTHLYEHADPRKGYHPDWNSYIFNYGRNEVRAILISNALFWLDKYHVDGLRVDAVASMLYLDYSRKQGEWIPNEHGGRENLEAISFLKEFNEAVHARFPDAVTVAEESTAWPAVTGPVAHGGLGFDMKWMMGWMHDTLDYFSKDAIYRRYHQGEITFSLMYAFTERFMLPLSHDEVVHGKGALLRKMPGDEWQQFANLRALYGYMYAHPGTKLLFMGAEIAQTSEWNHDSSLDWHLLQYGYHAGVQQELQVLNQLYRQEPALYAHSFDAQGFEWVDYNDAHNSVLSFLRKGNTPEEVLLVVCNLTPAVHDHYRLGVPMAGHWEELFNSDDARFGGSHYRGNPEALHSVPDPYHGRDFSLELKLPPLAVLYFKWRP; this comes from the coding sequence ATGGCGAAGAAAAAAGAAGGCGCAGCAACAGATAACACCGGAAAAGAAGCAGGAACTCCCAAATCAAAGGCAACAGCAAAAGCTCCGAAAGCGAGTGCAGCTGATGACACAACGCCTGTCCGCCGCGGAAGGCCAAAAAAAGAAACCGATACGGCTGCCGCTGCCGCTGCTAGGAGCACTGTTGCTGGTGAGGCAAAGCCTGCATTGCGTAGCAGAAAAAAGAAAACGGATCCCGCGGCTCCGGAGGCAAGCGTTGCCATACCGGTAGCCACCTCTGAGGCAGTGCAGGAGCTGGTCGTGGTGAAACCCCAGGAACCAGGGCATAAACCGGTGGCCGGGAAAACCATATCCGAAGTGAGCCAGCAAAGTGCGCAGAAAGAGATGGAAGAGGGCGTATACTATACTGTGAGCCGCTTTACCGAGTTTGATGTATACCTGTTCCGCGAAGGCAAACATTATACATTGTACGAGAAGTTTGGCGCGCACCTGATGGAGTACCTGGGCATGCAAGGCACTTACTTTGCCGTATGGGCGCCTAATGCTGAACAGGTAGCTGTGATGGGCGACTTTAACAGCTGGAACCGCGAGAGCCACCCGCTGCAGGCCCGCCCCGACGGCTCGGGCATCTGGGAAGGCTTTATCCCGAAAGTAAGTACGGGCGTGCTCTACAAGTATCATATCAAGTCGCGCTACAACCTGTACCATGTCGAGAAAAGTGATCCTTTTGCTTTCTGCCGCGAGGTGCCTCCGCAAACCGCCTCAGCGGTGGCCAACCTAAACTATAACTGGCAGGATACCGGCTGGCTGCAACGCCGCAGTGAACTGAAAGGCGTGCCGCAACCCTACAGTGTGTATGAGCTGCATGTGGGCTCGTGGCGCAGGAAAGCGGAAGATAACAACCGCCCGCTCACCTACCGCGAACTGGCCGAGGAACTGCCAAAATACATCCGCGAAATGGGTTTCACACACGTGGAGTTCATGCCGGTGATGTATCACCCCTTTAATGGCTCGTGGGGTTACCAGATCACGGGCTATTTTGCTGCGGCCAGCACCTATGGCTCGCCGCAGGACCTGATGCACCTGGTCGATGCGCTGCACCAGGAAGGGATCGGCGTTATTCTGGACTGGGTGCCGTCACATTTTCCGTCTGATGAACACGGCCTGGCTTACTTTGACGGCACACACCTCTATGAGCATGCCGATCCGCGAAAAGGTTATCATCCGGACTGGAACAGCTATATCTTTAACTATGGCCGCAACGAGGTACGCGCTATCCTGATCAGCAATGCCCTGTTCTGGCTCGACAAATACCATGTGGACGGGCTGCGGGTAGATGCGGTGGCCTCGATGTTATACCTGGATTACAGCCGCAAACAGGGCGAGTGGATTCCCAATGAGCACGGCGGACGCGAAAACCTGGAAGCAATCTCTTTCCTGAAAGAATTTAACGAAGCCGTGCATGCCCGCTTCCCGGATGCCGTGACGGTGGCCGAAGAATCTACGGCCTGGCCAGCGGTAACGGGCCCTGTCGCACACGGGGGGCTGGGCTTTGACATGAAGTGGATGATGGGCTGGATGCATGACACGCTGGACTATTTTTCCAAAGACGCCATTTACCGCCGCTACCACCAGGGCGAGATCACCTTCAGCTTGATGTATGCGTTTACCGAGCGTTTCATGCTGCCCCTGTCACACGACGAGGTGGTGCACGGCAAAGGCGCTCTGCTGCGTAAAATGCCTGGCGATGAGTGGCAGCAGTTCGCCAATTTGCGGGCACTCTATGGCTATATGTATGCGCACCCGGGTACAAAACTGCTGTTTATGGGCGCTGAAATTGCGCAGACCTCCGAATGGAACCACGACAGCAGCCTGGACTGGCACCTGTTGCAATACGGGTACCATGCAGGCGTGCAGCAGGAGCTGCAGGTGCTCAACCAGCTGTACCGGCAGGAGCCGGCCCTGTACGCACACAGCTTTGATGCGCAGGGCTTTGAATGGGTGGATTATAATGATGCCCACAACAGCGTGCTCAGCTTCCTGCGCAAAGGCAACACCCCCGAAGAAGTGCTGTTGGTCGTATGCAATTTGACGCCTGCCGTGCACGACCATTACCGCTTAGGTGTGCCGATGGCCGGGCATTGGGAAGAACTGTTCAACAGCGACGACGCGCGATTTGGCGGCAGCCATTACCGGGGCAACCCGGAGGCGCTGCATTCGGTTCCGGACCCTTACCATGGCCGTGACTTCTCGCTGGAACTGAAACTGCCACCGCTTGCCGTACTGTATTTTAAGTGGCGGCCCTGA
- a CDS encoding mechanosensitive ion channel family protein, translated as MEKLTALFDQFPDLITSLMIFVAAIVVGILAKYVIFKLLDFYNRHRNPLLVRSLTQHLSGPMGLFIPLLFVSVSLPLMPLSPAHTEFLARLIEILDIITFAWMLIKLTDVARDMVRHKYAIDKADNYRERKLFTQLQFLRRLALVIIVFLAVAIILLSFEPVRKLGTGLLTSAGVAGIVIGFAAQRSIANLLAGLQLAFTQPIRLDDVLVVENEFGRVEEITLTYVVLRLWDNRRLILPLNYFIEKPFQNWTRTGSDILATVYLYTDYDVPVEALRQELARILEKTDLWDKRVQGLQVTDSKEGTLELRALMSASNSAIAWDLRCLVREKLVTFLQQQHPASLPKVRAELSGLPPSNFSKPF; from the coding sequence CTGATTACCAGTCTGATGATTTTTGTGGCGGCTATTGTAGTAGGTATCTTGGCAAAATATGTAATCTTTAAGCTCCTTGATTTCTATAACAGGCACCGTAACCCCTTGCTGGTGCGTTCGCTTACCCAGCACCTGAGCGGCCCGATGGGCCTTTTTATCCCGCTGTTGTTCGTGTCTGTTTCGTTGCCGCTCATGCCCCTTTCACCGGCGCATACCGAGTTTCTGGCGCGCCTGATCGAGATCCTGGATATCATCACGTTTGCCTGGATGCTGATTAAGTTGACTGATGTTGCGCGCGACATGGTGCGGCACAAATACGCCATCGACAAAGCTGACAATTACCGGGAGCGCAAGCTTTTCACCCAACTGCAATTTCTGCGCCGGCTGGCGCTGGTGATCATCGTCTTTCTTGCGGTGGCCATTATCCTGCTAAGCTTTGAGCCCGTTCGGAAACTGGGCACCGGCCTGTTGACCTCTGCCGGCGTGGCGGGCATTGTGATCGGCTTTGCTGCGCAGCGCTCTATTGCCAACCTGCTGGCCGGCCTGCAACTGGCCTTTACCCAGCCCATTCGCCTGGATGATGTGCTGGTAGTTGAAAATGAGTTTGGCCGGGTGGAGGAAATTACGCTGACCTATGTGGTGCTGCGCCTCTGGGACAACCGCCGCCTGATCCTGCCGCTGAACTATTTCATCGAAAAACCTTTCCAGAACTGGACCCGCACCGGCTCGGACATCCTGGCCACGGTGTACCTCTACACCGATTACGATGTGCCTGTGGAGGCCCTGCGGCAGGAACTGGCACGCATACTGGAGAAAACCGATCTATGGGATAAGCGGGTACAGGGCCTGCAGGTAACGGACTCCAAAGAAGGAACCCTGGAGCTACGTGCGCTGATGAGTGCCAGCAACTCGGCCATTGCTTGGGACCTGCGCTGCCTGGTACGCGAGAAACTAGTTACTTTCCTGCAGCAACAGCACCCGGCCTCGCTGCCAAAAGTGCGTGCCGAGCTCAGCGGGCTCCCGCCTTCCAATTTTTCAAAGCCATTTTAA